TAGATTTGGTCACGGTTCCAGAACGTTTTGTAGTCACCATGCATTACGCTAGATGTATAACCTTGTTGTTGGTCTAAAATAGCTGGTAATGATTGGAACGTGTTGTTTCCTTTAAGAGAAAAGGCAGACCCTTGTGGTAAACCATATAAACTGTTGTCCATCATAAACTCTGAGTCAGATGTCTTACCTTGACCAGTTTGGTGGAAGAAGTTTGGATAGTATCTGAAATCTTGTTTACCAGATGAAAGTTTATTTAAGAATGGTGTTACTTCTTGTCCATTTACTCTCTTATTAATTAAGAATGTTTGGAAACTTTCTAAGTGAATTTTGATAATGTTTTTCTTCTTAGCCACACCATAATATTCTTTGTTTGGTGTAGTACGTCTTTGTTTGGTGTAATTTAAGACTTTCGTTAAATCATCTTCGTTAGCCAATGCTTTTTGTTGGCTGTTTTGAATTGTTTTAACACCATCATAAACAGTGAAGTTGTATGGTCCTAAATATTTAACTAAGTATTTGTGATCAAAAGTACGTGATAATAATTGAGGACGATCAGATTCTGCAAATGCTAAATTTAAGAAAAATAGTGCTACTGATGCTGCCATTACTACCGGAACAAACTTTTTACTAAATACACGTCTATCTAACCATTTGTGCTTGAATATCAATACGAATAAATAAATAATCGTATCAATAAAGTATACAAAGTCATACCATTTGAATGATGCAGTTACTGCGCCACCCATTGAATCAACGTTTCCTACTTGGTTTAAAGTACTAAATGTTAAAAAGTCAGAGAAGAATCTGAAATAAACAACATTCGCGTAAAGTAAGAAACTAAGTAAAAATCCACCTATAAAGATAAACCAAAATGCTTTTTTACCTTTAAAGAATAAGAACACACTTAATATTAGTGCTATCAAACTATATGGATTCATTAAAAGAATTAAGTTTTGAACTAATCCTTTAACACCTAAAGAAAAATCAACATAATAAGAAAAATACGTTTTTAAAGTAACAGTTAACACTGTTAGAATAAAAAACGCAAATAGCGTTAATTTCTTCTTGTGTAAACTCATGATCGTTTCCCCCGATATTATCAATTTACAGGACGGAGATTATAATTTCCTATCCATATTAATACATTTAACTATTGCTTTAATAAATAATTAAGCAAAACTGATAACTTATTGCAAAGTTATGTATTACTGTTGGCTAAAGTTACATTCGATGAGTTTAACATTACACTTAACGTTGCATAACACAAGTTGCTATTAAGCCCAATCCAAACTCCTAATTTGATTTAAAGTAATAATTTTTAATTATAGTTAATGACTGAAATAAATTTTTGTTAATGGTTGTAAAAACACTCTAACAATTATAGCGTTTTGTAACCTTTTTGTAAAAAACGCACATAGTTCAATTTATAAATATATAGTAATAATCAACAAATATCAAGTGTTAGGGTGATTTAAACATGAAATACACATCACCTTTATTTATAATTCAAGCCTTCAAAATTAATGTCATCAATAGATTATACTTATTTTTTTCCGCTAATTAATCAGACCACAGACTTAGAAAGCAAAGCGTAATATCTCACTTTTATAAATAATTGTAATGCAAATTGTCCACTGGCTTACATATAAGCATTTAATACATAGAAAAATATTTATATTTTAACATCGATGAACCCTCAACTAATATTTAATAACAATTATCGACATTCATTGAGAAGCAAATATTAACTTGGTGCACAAAAATAGAGATGAAGTTCTAATGTAGAACCCCACCTCTATTTATTTTTGCATTTCGAGCTGCATTCTATATTCTATACCATGGAATAATTGGTTTAACCAGTTATTAAACTTAATTAAATTTTCTTCCGCCGTCTCAACATCGATAAATTGGAATTTCAATTTTTCTCCTTGATGCTTTTGTCCTAATTTAGTTAGATGGTAAGTTGCAATCGTTCCTATTTGAGGATAACTACCTAACGTGTAATGGTCATTTAATAAAATAATTGGCGTACCGTCTCTTTTAACTTGTATCGTGCCACGTTTAACAGATTGATGTAGCGGCATATCTTCGTAATACGCTTTAACAGACTGACCTTCAACTAACATACCTACCCTATTGGCTTTACTCGTGACTTTATATTCACTCAAAGTAAAACGATCTAATGTATCTTGGTCAAAATCCTCTGTACCTTTATTTTTTATAACGTGAAATACATCAGACATATAGTTGAACGACAATGCATAACCATCTATTCCCCAATTGGTTTGTCTCGTATGTTCTAAATTCTCAAATAATTTGTGATGACGTTTAGAATAATTACGTTTCATATTAATTTCGTCACCTTTTTTCAAGCTACGTCCGTGGAATCCACCAATTTTAGCTTTAAAATCTGTAGCGGTTGAACCTAGCCATTCATCTAATTCAAATCCACCACCTACGGCTAAATAGACTCTTGATGTACGTTGTGTCTCAACAAATCGTAAGACATCACCTTTTAACATCAAGTATAATTTATTTGGTAATACGGTTAAATCATCAGTCGTCGCCTTAAATGTCCCACCGCTTAAAGCGATCAATGTTGGTTCAGTAAAACGTATACGAGCCATTCTATTAGTCATTTCAAGTGTTGCTTCATTTTTGTCATTTGCTACAAGTCGGTTAGCAATTTCGTGAGACAAAGTGTCTAAGGCACCACCTGGAATGACACCTCGGTCTTCATAACCTTGTCTACCAAAGTCTTGAAAGCTTGAAAATAATCCTTCTTCCTCTATTATGATTGACATGGTTTGAAGCCCCCTAAATCTATCTCGTTTTCTTTACATGGTATAAATCTTACATTATCGCCAAGTGTAAGCTTAGTAAAATCGTCTTTCTCAGGATTGAATAAAGTTTCTGGCGTATAACCAATAACGAGCCAATCTCCATATGTATCTGTCGTATTAATGCCAGTCTTTTTCCCTTCAATAATAACCGCACCTGCTGGAATAAAGGATTTTTGTTTTCCTGTATGATTAACAAATAAGCGCTCATCCATGCCTGTTAAATAAGGAAAGCCTGGAGAATATCCCATCGTAGATACAAAGTAGGTACAATTTGTATGTCGGTTAATAAAAGTGTCTAAATCAATATTATAGTATTGTAATAGTTGCTCTAAATCAGGCCCATATTCTCCACCGTATATGACTGGAATATTTGTTATCCCTTCAGGTGTATCATCATGAATAATTTCTAACCTAATTGAATAAACTAAGTCTTTCATATATTGAAAAGGTGATTGAATATGATGATGCTTAATCATACTGCGCGCATCATAACAAATCATCATATCTGATTCAGTTGGTACAATTTCTGTTATAAATGGGAAATTGCGTTCTAAAAGATAGGACTTTAATGCTAATAAGTCTTCAGTTAAATCCTTTGATACCTTTTTCTCTATAGAGACTACTATAGCTTGATCCCCTTGACTATATATTTTCATACTTGCACCTCATCATAATTTCTTAATGATAAAAAACATTTAATCCTTTGACTAAAAGTTCAATAATGTCACCAACCAAAAAATAAACTAATACAAATTGTATTAAGCAAAAAACAATAAGCACACAATAATTCACTATCGTAGCATGGTCTTTATGGTTGTGATTAATAACCCACTTAGCAATTATCGTTACTCCAATAATTAATAGTAGCCATAAAATTATCATTATTTTCTCCGTTCGGGTTGTTAGTTAAATTTATCAATATAATTTCTTTACTATAATTTTTGAATCATTGTTGTTCACTTGAGTAATTAAATTTCTAAATAAACTGTATATAGTAATAGTTTACCTTTTTTCTTTATATATTCTATAGATAAATTTCTACATCGGCAACCTCACGTAAACTATTTAATAGAAAAACTTTAATCTCATTGTTTTGTAGTTTACGTACGAAAGTAGTCACATCATAATTTTTAATTTCTAATGAACCTTGTTCTATCAAAGATCTTCTCATCGTGCCACGTAAAAAATCTTGTTCGAATTCTGGCGTATAGCATTGTTCGTCTTCTTTTACCATTATATTACCAATATCAAATTCTAATATTTTACCTTTGTCATCATGTAATAAAATAAGATCTGTAGAATGATCGTGTTGCAGATGATCTCGCTGCGTTGTTTTATGAATAAGGTCTTGTTTATTAACTGCTTTATCTAACTTAACCAAACGAGCAGTAAAGTATTGTTTGTCAGGTAATTCAGCTATTTCAAATGACACTTCTCCTTGTTGATCAATCATTATTTTTAATCGTTTAAGTTGATTAGGATAATTTTCTAAAATGTGACTAATCACTTTGTCCCACTGCTTATTATCAAAATTTATCTTCAATGCTTCGCAAGAATTTTGAATTCTCTCTTTATGTAATGCTAATCGTTTAATTTCATTATTTTCGAGTCTCATCGTTTCAAATAATTTCATTATAAGCACTCCAATATTTTTACTTTGTCATTAAATTCTTTTATTTCTTTATCCGCTTCCGAATCTATCGTTATACCTGCACCTACACCATAAATTGCTTGTTCTCCTATATATTGAATAGTTCGGATTGGTACGTTGAAAATGGACTTACCATTCGGCATTAGCAATCCAATCGTTCCGCAATATACATGTCTCGGTACTTGCTCTAATGATTTAATAAATTTCATTGTATTAATTTTAGGTGCACCGGTAATTGAGCCACACGGGAACAGTGATGCTAATATTTTATTCAATGACGTCGATTGAGGAAGTTGTCCCGTAACCATCGATGTCATTTGAAATACAGTATCATATTTTTCAATATGAAATAATTTGTAAACTTTTACGCTATTTGTTGTTGCAATACGTGCAATGTCATTGCGTAGCAAATCCACTATCATGACATTTTCTGCTTTATCTTTCTCAGATTGTGCTAACGTTGTATATTGCATTTCATCATCAGCGGGTGTAACGCCACGAGACATTGTACCTTTCATTGGTTTACTAACAATAACATTGTCGTTATTGTTAAAAGTTCCTTGTTGAAAGAATAATTCTGGTGAAGACGAAGCTATTTGTAATTCATCAGTATCTATCATTACTGAATAATTTCCATTATTAGCAAGTTGCAATTGTCGATATAAATCGTAAATAGGTCGTTGAATGTTGTCAGTTAATCTTGTAGTGTAATTAACTTGATACGTATTACCGTTAATAATTTCTTGCTGTATACGTTCAATGTTTTTCGTTAATATTTCATTGGATTCTGTAAATTGGAAATTGTGACATTTATCATACTCATATGGTGCTTGTTCAGTTACTTGTGTGACTGAATCAAAAACATAAGCAGCTGCATACACATATGGACCATGAACACTCACCACTGCCATATCTTCATTATAATAATTAGCTGCTTCATAAGGTAAATAAAGTGCTACATATTTATCTTGGCTTTGCATCGCTTCGGCAAACGATACTACAGCCCCTACCTCATCAATGGTCCAAGCTATTTTTTTAGCGCTATAATCTGTACATTCAATATGATACGTTTCAAAATCATTTGCGTCAGTCATATAGCGATAATTAAATTGAATGTGCACAGTGTTCACCTGCTTTCGTTAAAAATAATTGTAACTGTTTATGTCCATATTCACTTGAAATAGATTCAGGGTGATATTGAACTCCATATAACGGTAATTGTTCATGCTCAACTGCCATAATAATTTGTTCTTCATTATAAGCTACAATATTTAATTCAGATGGTATTGATGCCGTATGTGCAATCAATGAGTGATAACGCATAACTTGAAAATTTTGCTTTAAGCCTTTAAAAATACCACTATTTGTATGCGTCAAAGTCGTTACATGACCATGCACTGGTTTGTCACTTTTAATTATTTTTCCTCCAAAATACTCAACGATTAATTGAAAGCCTAAGCAAACACCGAGAATAGGTGTAGTTGCTGCAAAAGTTGTAATTACATAACTTAATACGGGATAATCACTTGGTTTACCTGGCCCTGGCGAGATAATAATTGCTTCAGGTTTTAAGTATTGTAATGCCGTTATATCAACTTGATCCACATCAATGACTTTGACTGGTTGCTGAGAAATATTTTTTGTATAATCAACAAGATTATATGTAAATGAATCTTTATTGTCGATGACGATAATCATATTATTACCTCTTTCATACCATTCTATTGTTAGCCGATTAGTGCTATTATGCCAAATATCAACTTGATTTTACAGTTTAAATATATTATTCTAGTCATCATGTAAATGAATAAACAGAGGTTTCTAGCTGACACCCTCTATAAAAAACTAGACTTAACGCGTCTATCTTTTTATAGAGATAGACGTTTTTTTATGTCTTATTACAGTAGTTACTTTTAAGGAGAGCGAATTTTTAAATGAACGAACAATTACTAGATAACAATAAAGCCATTGTAGTGTTTAGTGGTGGCCAAGATAGCACAACATGTTTATTTTGGGCCAAGAAACATTTTGATGAAGTTGAATTAGTAACTTTTAAATACGGACAAAGACATGCGCAAGAAATCGAAGTTGCACAAGCTATAGCCGAAGAGCAACAACTTAAACATCACGTTCTGGATATGTCTCTATTATCTCAATTAACACCTAACGCTTTAACAGACCCTAATATGGCTATTGAAGCAAACGACGATGAAATTCCAAATACTTTTGTCCCTGCACGCAATTTATTATTTTTATCTTTTGCTGGCGCTTTAGCTTATCACCTTAATGCGAAAAATATAATCACAGGTGTATGTGAAACAGATTTTTCTGGTTACCCAGATTGCCGTGATAGTTTTGTTAAATCTATGAATGTTACTTTAAATTTATCAATGGATAAAAACTTTGTAATTCATACGCCATTAATGTGGTTAGATAAAAAAGAAACTTGGGCATTGAGTGATGATTTAGGAGTTTTAGATTACGTTAGAGAACGCACATTAACTTGTTATAACGGTATTATTGGCGATGGCTGTGGCACGTGTCCAGCATGTAAGTTACGTGCACGTGGTTTGAACAATTATTTGGTTGAAAAAGGAGCGAATAACTAATGTTTCAACAAAATTATCCTCAAGTAAATCATAACTATGTATTCGAATTAAATAAGGACTTTAACTTTTCAGCTGCTCATTATATTCCAAGTGAAGATGCCGGAAAATGTATGCGCACACACGGACATACTTATTTTGTAAACTTAACAATAGCTGGTGATGAACTTGATCACAACGGTTTTTTAGTTAATTTTAGTGATTTAAAAAAACTTGTTCACGGTTCATTCGATCATCAATTATTAAATGAATTGCCAATGTTCAAAGGTAAAAGTCCATCAACAGAAGTAGTGGCACAAACAATTTATGAAATAATACAAAATAACTTAGACGCTCGCTCAAACAAGCCTCACTGCTTACAAGTATATGTTCGTGAAACACCAACTAGTTACGTTG
The Staphylococcus kloosii genome window above contains:
- the ltaS gene encoding polyglycerol-phosphate lipoteichoic acid synthase LtaS is translated as MSLHKKKLTLFAFFILTVLTVTLKTYFSYYVDFSLGVKGLVQNLILLMNPYSLIALILSVFLFFKGKKAFWFIFIGGFLLSFLLYANVVYFRFFSDFLTFSTLNQVGNVDSMGGAVTASFKWYDFVYFIDTIIYLFVLIFKHKWLDRRVFSKKFVPVVMAASVALFFLNLAFAESDRPQLLSRTFDHKYLVKYLGPYNFTVYDGVKTIQNSQQKALANEDDLTKVLNYTKQRRTTPNKEYYGVAKKKNIIKIHLESFQTFLINKRVNGQEVTPFLNKLSSGKQDFRYYPNFFHQTGQGKTSDSEFMMDNSLYGLPQGSAFSLKGNNTFQSLPAILDQQQGYTSSVMHGDYKTFWNRDQIYRHFGIDKFYDATYYDMSQKNIQNLGLKDKEFFKESVDYLAKEKQPFYNHMITLTNHYPFTLSPQDASIEKPHTGDSTVDGYIQTANYLDQSLEQFIGDLKKKGLYKDSIIMIYGDHYGISENHNKAMEKLLGEKIDAAKFTDLNRTGFWLKIPGKKGTIDKTYAGQQDVMPTVLHLLGIDSKNYLMMGTDLLSKDHNDTVPFRNGDFVTKDYKYVNGRIYSNKDNKPMTTKPKDFEKRKQQTDKDLEMSDDVLNGDLFRFYKNPDFKKVNPAKYEYKSGPKGQEKK
- a CDS encoding 5-oxoprolinase subunit C family protein, which gives rise to MSIIIEEEGLFSSFQDFGRQGYEDRGVIPGGALDTLSHEIANRLVANDKNEATLEMTNRMARIRFTEPTLIALSGGTFKATTDDLTVLPNKLYLMLKGDVLRFVETQRTSRVYLAVGGGFELDEWLGSTATDFKAKIGGFHGRSLKKGDEINMKRNYSKRHHKLFENLEHTRQTNWGIDGYALSFNYMSDVFHVIKNKGTEDFDQDTLDRFTLSEYKVTSKANRVGMLVEGQSVKAYYEDMPLHQSVKRGTIQVKRDGTPIILLNDHYTLGSYPQIGTIATYHLTKLGQKHQGEKLKFQFIDVETAEENLIKFNNWLNQLFHGIEYRMQLEMQK
- a CDS encoding aminotransferase class IV: MKLFETMRLENNEIKRLALHKERIQNSCEALKINFDNKQWDKVISHILENYPNQLKRLKIMIDQQGEVSFEIAELPDKQYFTARLVKLDKAVNKQDLIHKTTQRDHLQHDHSTDLILLHDDKGKILEFDIGNIMVKEDEQCYTPEFEQDFLRGTMRRSLIEQGSLEIKNYDVTTFVRKLQNNEIKVFLLNSLREVADVEIYL
- the queD gene encoding 6-carboxytetrahydropterin synthase QueD, which translates into the protein MFQQNYPQVNHNYVFELNKDFNFSAAHYIPSEDAGKCMRTHGHTYFVNLTIAGDELDHNGFLVNFSDLKKLVHGSFDHQLLNELPMFKGKSPSTEVVAQTIYEIIQNNLDARSNKPHCLQVYVRETPTSYVVYRPKEHQNG
- a CDS encoding chorismate-binding protein; the protein is MHIQFNYRYMTDANDFETYHIECTDYSAKKIAWTIDEVGAVVSFAEAMQSQDKYVALYLPYEAANYYNEDMAVVSVHGPYVYAAAYVFDSVTQVTEQAPYEYDKCHNFQFTESNEILTKNIERIQQEIINGNTYQVNYTTRLTDNIQRPIYDLYRQLQLANNGNYSVMIDTDELQIASSSPELFFQQGTFNNNDNVIVSKPMKGTMSRGVTPADDEMQYTTLAQSEKDKAENVMIVDLLRNDIARIATTNSVKVYKLFHIEKYDTVFQMTSMVTGQLPQSTSLNKILASLFPCGSITGAPKINTMKFIKSLEQVPRHVYCGTIGLLMPNGKSIFNVPIRTIQYIGEQAIYGVGAGITIDSEADKEIKEFNDKVKILECL
- the queC gene encoding 7-cyano-7-deazaguanine synthase QueC, with translation MNEQLLDNNKAIVVFSGGQDSTTCLFWAKKHFDEVELVTFKYGQRHAQEIEVAQAIAEEQQLKHHVLDMSLLSQLTPNALTDPNMAIEANDDEIPNTFVPARNLLFLSFAGALAYHLNAKNIITGVCETDFSGYPDCRDSFVKSMNVTLNLSMDKNFVIHTPLMWLDKKETWALSDDLGVLDYVRERTLTCYNGIIGDGCGTCPACKLRARGLNNYLVEKGANN
- a CDS encoding 5-oxoprolinase subunit B family protein, whose amino-acid sequence is MKIYSQGDQAIVVSIEKKVSKDLTEDLLALKSYLLERNFPFITEIVPTESDMMICYDARSMIKHHHIQSPFQYMKDLVYSIRLEIIHDDTPEGITNIPVIYGGEYGPDLEQLLQYYNIDLDTFINRHTNCTYFVSTMGYSPGFPYLTGMDERLFVNHTGKQKSFIPAGAVIIEGKKTGINTTDTYGDWLVIGYTPETLFNPEKDDFTKLTLGDNVRFIPCKENEIDLGGFKPCQS
- a CDS encoding anthranilate synthase component II, which codes for MIIVIDNKDSFTYNLVDYTKNISQQPVKVIDVDQVDITALQYLKPEAIIISPGPGKPSDYPVLSYVITTFAATTPILGVCLGFQLIVEYFGGKIIKSDKPVHGHVTTLTHTNSGIFKGLKQNFQVMRYHSLIAHTASIPSELNIVAYNEEQIIMAVEHEQLPLYGVQYHPESISSEYGHKQLQLFLTKAGEHCAHSI